A portion of the Acidisarcina polymorpha genome contains these proteins:
- a CDS encoding FliH/SctL family protein has product MEKKDTQIVGERKVLDQLAGRRPGPSTRVEKMAYRSPGTVSVTAQPFVVQNEPTPGAEALEYAASVAQFEQRLRESEERAAAREKQIRQEGQQTLDQLRQADDLHMKAAIEERARQVGAALYSFRAEREHYFAVVEQEVVQLALAIAARILNREASLDPLLLAGAVRVALGQLGETSGVRLRCPMNQLEPWRDLLALIPNRALIPEVIGDVDLEPGDCVLEANNGTVELGVRAQLAEIERGFFDLLEHRPSSRSA; this is encoded by the coding sequence ATGGAAAAGAAGGACACGCAGATCGTTGGAGAACGGAAGGTGCTGGATCAACTAGCGGGTCGACGCCCCGGGCCTTCCACGCGGGTCGAGAAGATGGCCTACAGGTCACCGGGTACGGTATCGGTGACTGCCCAGCCATTTGTGGTGCAGAACGAACCGACACCAGGCGCCGAGGCTTTGGAGTACGCGGCTAGCGTAGCTCAATTCGAACAGCGTCTACGCGAATCGGAGGAACGAGCCGCTGCGCGGGAGAAGCAGATCCGCCAAGAAGGCCAGCAGACGCTCGATCAGCTTCGCCAGGCCGATGATCTCCATATGAAAGCGGCGATCGAAGAACGAGCTCGTCAAGTGGGAGCGGCCTTGTACAGCTTCCGTGCGGAGCGAGAACATTACTTTGCGGTTGTCGAACAGGAAGTGGTGCAACTTGCATTAGCCATCGCGGCCCGCATTCTGAACCGCGAGGCGTCGCTCGATCCGTTGTTATTGGCTGGAGCGGTACGGGTCGCTCTCGGTCAACTGGGAGAGACGTCGGGGGTTCGCCTGCGGTGCCCCATGAACCAGCTTGAGCCATGGCGTGATTTGCTTGCATTGATACCAAACCGGGCATTGATTCCGGAAGTCATCGGCGATGTTGACCTCGAGCCTGGCGACTGTGTGCTCGAGGCGAATAACGGGACCGTCGAATTGGGCGTGAGGGCGCAGCTTGCCGAGATCGAACGTGGTTTTTTCGATCTGCTCGAACATCGCCCTAGTTCCCGGTCAGCCTGA
- the fliG gene encoding flagellar motor switch protein FliG has translation MTEAIEAPKRQDALAAVSAGGPAMTGIRKAAILVVTVGDEVARKLFQNLPESDVQVLAEEIANLRSIPPQLSVEVLNEFHELLETQNYMIHGGLDYATKLLIDSFGKQRAEDLLSQVKRAQEESYGNLAMLQKVDPEQLGKFLDNEHPQTVALVLAHLDPKRASLVLANLGEEQKVASVRRLAEMRQFSPEMAQKVAMILHHRLENVGESVRKEYSGFKAVADLMNRMGPEEAKKILEQVEDQDTELALGIRNLMFTFEDLVTIPAASIREIVSQVDKRQLGLALKGAREDLRAHIFAAMSSRAAEMLKEDMEVLGPVRAREVSGAQAEILGLARKLEQEGKVILKIEQGDDLMV, from the coding sequence ATGACGGAAGCGATCGAAGCACCGAAGCGCCAGGATGCGCTCGCCGCCGTTTCGGCCGGCGGTCCCGCGATGACCGGCATCCGAAAGGCCGCGATTCTGGTTGTAACCGTTGGCGATGAGGTCGCCAGGAAGCTTTTTCAGAACCTGCCGGAGAGTGACGTACAGGTATTGGCCGAGGAGATTGCTAACTTGCGCAGTATTCCTCCTCAGCTTTCAGTTGAGGTATTGAACGAGTTTCATGAACTTCTAGAGACCCAGAACTACATGATCCATGGCGGCCTGGACTATGCGACCAAGTTGTTGATCGATTCTTTTGGCAAACAGAGGGCGGAAGATCTTTTATCTCAAGTAAAGCGGGCCCAAGAGGAGAGCTATGGAAATTTGGCAATGTTACAGAAGGTCGATCCTGAGCAACTGGGCAAGTTTCTCGACAATGAGCACCCGCAGACGGTCGCGCTGGTACTCGCGCATCTAGATCCCAAGAGAGCTTCGCTAGTTCTCGCGAATCTTGGCGAAGAACAGAAAGTGGCGTCCGTACGCCGATTGGCCGAAATGCGCCAGTTCTCTCCTGAGATGGCGCAGAAGGTCGCCATGATCCTGCATCACCGTCTGGAAAATGTCGGCGAATCGGTCCGCAAGGAATACTCCGGGTTTAAAGCGGTCGCCGACCTGATGAACCGGATGGGACCAGAGGAAGCGAAGAAGATCTTGGAACAAGTAGAGGACCAAGATACAGAACTTGCACTCGGAATACGAAACCTAATGTTCACGTTCGAGGACTTGGTGACTATTCCAGCCGCCAGCATTCGGGAGATAGTCTCGCAAGTGGACAAGCGGCAGTTGGGTCTGGCGTTGAAGGGAGCGCGCGAAGATCTCCGAGCTCATATCTTTGCGGCCATGTCGAGCCGGGCGGCCGAGATGCTCAAGGAAGATATGGAAGTTCTAGGGCCGGTACGAGCCCGCGAAGTCAGCGGCGCGCAAGCGGAGATCCTCGGTCTGGCCCGCAAGCTTGAACAAGAAGGCAAAGTCATCCTTAAGATCGAACAAGGCGATGATCTGATGGTCTGA
- the fliF gene encoding flagellar basal-body MS-ring/collar protein FliF, with the protein MLAIRSHSGERQGTEAMDENQQLRTEVADQGLDLRLRALWERSAASLAGLSSGQRRWALLAGASLILAIGGLVWFAARPDWRVLYAGLDPQDAREIAAGLTAASLPFDVSPDGATIRVPSESLDKARLATTAKGRPKSGRMGFELFDKPNWIGSEFEEKVNYQRALEGEIEHTIDSMGAIQSSRVNLVMPHDSLFTDQQREAKASVVLKMKHRSLNDEEGDAIRNLVASAVDGLTPDKVILADADGHAVLGRKSASAETEAHEQQLEEKLIETLEPVAGVGNVRASVNVDYDSSISEETDETYDPASVVTLSMQKSQQTSNPAPSPAGVPGTASNAPNAQPPLFPTAASSVQSTTQENGTYGASKRTRRLQQGIGRVRRVTAAILVNDRKMAMSGKSKQTTWQPRNPEEMKRLTMLAQAAIGYDTSRGDQISLENISFDDNNAPPPPSLPERLLKSAGRSEPLLRYATILAAMLGLVFFVIRPIAAKTKPLKAQAAFSPGAGPGASSRPGPELPEAKAEELLLETQKKRAQSLHEGVVAIINRDPALSSRLLHSWIHVEGG; encoded by the coding sequence TTGCTGGCAATTCGCAGCCATTCTGGGGAGAGACAGGGAACCGAAGCGATGGACGAGAACCAACAACTTCGGACGGAAGTGGCTGATCAGGGACTCGATCTGCGTCTGCGCGCCTTATGGGAGAGGTCGGCTGCTAGCCTCGCTGGACTCAGCTCCGGACAACGCCGCTGGGCTCTACTTGCTGGAGCCTCGCTGATTCTCGCCATCGGCGGACTGGTTTGGTTCGCTGCACGGCCCGATTGGCGAGTGCTTTATGCCGGGCTCGATCCGCAGGACGCGAGAGAAATCGCGGCGGGACTAACGGCGGCGTCTTTGCCGTTCGACGTTTCTCCCGACGGGGCGACCATCCGTGTGCCGTCGGAGAGTCTTGACAAAGCCCGGCTCGCGACCACTGCAAAGGGACGGCCGAAGAGCGGCCGTATGGGTTTTGAACTTTTTGATAAACCGAATTGGATCGGCTCCGAGTTCGAGGAGAAAGTGAATTACCAACGAGCCCTCGAAGGAGAGATCGAACACACTATCGACTCGATGGGTGCGATCCAATCCTCACGAGTCAACTTGGTCATGCCCCACGACTCGCTCTTCACCGATCAACAGCGCGAGGCCAAAGCGTCCGTAGTGCTCAAGATGAAGCACCGCAGCCTTAACGACGAAGAAGGGGACGCAATCCGCAATCTAGTCGCGAGCGCTGTCGACGGCCTTACTCCCGACAAGGTCATTCTTGCGGATGCAGACGGCCACGCAGTGCTGGGGCGAAAATCTGCTTCAGCGGAGACCGAAGCGCATGAGCAACAGCTGGAGGAGAAGCTAATTGAGACGCTTGAACCAGTTGCCGGCGTCGGCAATGTTCGCGCCTCGGTGAATGTCGATTACGATAGCTCGATCAGCGAGGAAACCGACGAGACCTACGATCCTGCGAGTGTGGTCACGCTATCGATGCAGAAGAGCCAGCAAACTTCAAACCCAGCGCCCTCGCCTGCTGGCGTCCCTGGTACAGCCAGCAACGCGCCCAATGCCCAGCCTCCGCTTTTCCCGACGGCCGCCTCCAGTGTACAGAGCACCACCCAGGAGAACGGAACCTATGGAGCGTCGAAAAGGACGCGCCGCTTGCAGCAGGGAATTGGGAGAGTGCGCCGTGTCACGGCAGCCATTCTGGTCAACGACCGCAAGATGGCCATGTCAGGAAAGTCGAAGCAGACCACATGGCAGCCCCGCAACCCTGAGGAGATGAAGCGCTTGACAATGCTGGCTCAGGCCGCGATTGGCTATGATACTTCACGCGGGGATCAGATCAGCCTGGAAAACATCTCCTTTGACGACAACAATGCGCCGCCCCCGCCGAGCTTGCCAGAACGTCTGCTGAAGAGTGCGGGCCGGTCGGAGCCATTGCTCCGGTATGCAACCATCCTTGCCGCGATGCTGGGACTTGTCTTCTTCGTGATTCGCCCGATTGCCGCCAAGACGAAGCCGCTCAAGGCCCAGGCGGCTTTCTCTCCGGGAGCTGGGCCCGGCGCTTCGAGTCGGCCGGGTCCGGAGTTGCCTGAGGCCAAGGCCGAGGAGCTGCTCCTCGAAACGCAAAAGAAACGCGCTCAGTCCCTCCACGAGGGGGTAGTTGCAATTATCAACAGAGATCCGGCGTTGAGTTCACGGTTGCTACATAGTTGGATCCACGTGGAAGGAGGATAG
- the fliE gene encoding flagellar hook-basal body complex protein FliE: protein MQTQFSILQAQAASPSSSGTLTGAANPIGDASAPFAGVLSDALENLKGLEDQASSNIEGLVGGRGVDIHTAMIATQKSDLAFEMALAVRGKMVAAYQSMMSIQF, encoded by the coding sequence ATGCAGACCCAGTTCTCAATTTTACAAGCTCAAGCCGCTTCTCCATCGAGTAGTGGAACCTTGACCGGCGCTGCCAACCCGATCGGTGATGCGAGTGCGCCGTTCGCAGGCGTACTCAGTGATGCATTGGAGAACCTGAAGGGACTGGAAGATCAGGCTTCGAGCAATATCGAGGGACTGGTCGGCGGCCGGGGAGTGGATATTCACACGGCCATGATCGCCACACAGAAGTCGGATTTAGCGTTTGAGATGGCGTTGGCAGTGCGCGGCAAGATGGTCGCCGCTTACCAGAGCATGATGAGCATTCAGTTCTGA
- the flgC gene encoding flagellar basal body rod protein FlgC, whose product MNLFGVLEVSGSALKAERIRAEVVAANMANAETTRTADGTPYRRQHVVFGSSAEAGDSFQNQLLSANGLALRGPSYANQPPPGGVEVTAVVADKATTLRRYDPQHPDADKDGYVAYPDINPLTEMADLMGATRAYGLNSSAIQATKSMIAASLDILK is encoded by the coding sequence ATGAATCTATTCGGAGTTTTGGAGGTCAGCGGCTCAGCACTCAAGGCGGAGCGGATTCGCGCCGAAGTTGTGGCCGCCAACATGGCAAACGCAGAGACCACCCGAACCGCGGATGGGACGCCATATCGTCGACAGCATGTGGTCTTTGGGTCTTCGGCTGAGGCCGGGGACAGTTTCCAGAACCAGCTTCTATCGGCCAATGGACTCGCCTTACGAGGTCCTTCCTATGCCAATCAGCCGCCGCCCGGCGGTGTGGAGGTGACGGCGGTAGTGGCCGACAAGGCCACGACGCTGCGGCGCTACGATCCTCAACACCCCGACGCGGACAAGGATGGCTACGTCGCTTATCCCGACATCAATCCACTCACCGAGATGGCCGATCTGATGGGCGCGACTCGAGCCTATGGGCTCAATAGCTCCGCCATTCAAGCGACGAAGAGCATGATCGCTGCCTCTTTGGACATTCTGAAGTGA
- a CDS encoding flagellar basal body rod protein FlgB, which produces MHISTPLSGELGQYLDLSSAELKLTAANMANLDTPGYRTQGFDFASEMQTAVAEAQWGKPGGESGPSDPMSVPRPRDVDGLLERPDGNNVSMDREGLKMAESQLQFRTGIELLKREYSRVSDAIHSDK; this is translated from the coding sequence ATGCACATATCAACTCCGCTGAGTGGGGAACTGGGGCAGTATCTCGATCTGTCGAGCGCTGAATTGAAGCTGACGGCGGCGAACATGGCGAACCTGGACACCCCAGGCTATCGAACGCAAGGCTTCGACTTCGCCAGCGAAATGCAAACAGCGGTGGCTGAGGCGCAGTGGGGTAAGCCAGGGGGTGAAAGCGGGCCATCCGACCCAATGTCGGTACCCCGGCCTAGAGATGTCGATGGACTGCTAGAGCGCCCCGATGGGAACAACGTTTCCATGGATCGGGAAGGATTGAAAATGGCAGAGTCGCAGCTGCAGTTCCGGACCGGAATAGAGTTGCTTAAACGCGAGTACTCGCGGGTCTCCGATGCCATTCACTCCGACAAATAA
- a CDS encoding sigma-54-dependent transcriptional regulator produces MGSSSTTHPHVSSTSSSITRTAVLASPDLSFRRRVRDALAGLRWQVREASGGAEALAHLEACTAEALILDSWLPDLEIHEFIKEFERLHPGVDLITLDGALYSSSVSLTRSPRRNELLHALRSGQDVEAPQANAYHHPLQEIPEDREMVSIPAAPEPKAMASPSPTLRPESRASINLRLPEFIGEHSRLLEVSRRIRLVAPRMTPVLIQGPTGTGKELVAKALHRLSSRAQRPFVVLNCAAIPESLLEAELFGHTRGAFTGAVQGRTGRIETANGGTLFLDEIGEMPLPLQAKLLRFVECGELQRIGENEPVTVDVRIIAATHQPLASLAASGDFRSDLYYRLSVFIIQTPSLIAHLDDLPMLAAHFLSRLGTGSPVKNLHPSALGLLLGHAWPGNVRELEHVIERGYILAEDRSEISVAEIEFGDGLASS; encoded by the coding sequence ATGGGCTCTTCTTCGACTACGCATCCTCATGTTTCCTCCACTTCCTCTTCAATTACCCGCACTGCCGTTCTGGCGAGTCCGGATCTGTCGTTTCGGAGGCGGGTCAGGGATGCGCTGGCAGGCCTGCGCTGGCAGGTGAGGGAGGCGAGCGGAGGAGCCGAGGCGCTGGCCCACCTGGAAGCTTGCACCGCAGAAGCACTGATTCTTGACTCGTGGCTTCCTGACCTCGAGATTCATGAATTTATCAAGGAATTCGAGCGTCTGCATCCCGGCGTCGACTTGATTACCTTGGATGGCGCACTTTACTCGAGTTCCGTCAGTTTGACGCGGAGTCCGCGCCGAAATGAACTGTTGCATGCTCTGCGCTCCGGTCAGGACGTTGAGGCTCCTCAAGCAAACGCCTACCATCACCCGCTTCAAGAGATCCCGGAGGATCGAGAGATGGTGTCGATTCCGGCCGCACCGGAACCTAAGGCCATGGCTTCTCCCTCCCCGACCTTGCGCCCCGAGAGCAGAGCAAGCATCAACCTTCGGTTGCCCGAATTCATTGGGGAGCACAGCAGGTTACTCGAAGTCAGCCGGCGTATTCGGCTCGTGGCTCCTCGTATGACTCCAGTGTTGATCCAGGGGCCGACGGGCACGGGCAAGGAGTTGGTGGCGAAAGCTCTGCATCGTCTCAGTAGCCGGGCGCAGCGCCCATTTGTGGTGCTGAATTGCGCGGCCATTCCTGAGTCGCTCCTCGAAGCCGAGCTATTCGGCCACACCCGTGGAGCCTTTACCGGCGCTGTCCAAGGGCGAACCGGGAGGATTGAGACCGCCAATGGAGGCACACTGTTTCTGGACGAAATTGGCGAGATGCCATTGCCGCTCCAAGCCAAGCTCCTGCGATTTGTAGAATGTGGCGAGTTGCAGCGGATCGGCGAGAATGAGCCGGTCACAGTCGACGTGCGAATCATTGCCGCTACCCATCAACCACTGGCAAGTCTGGCGGCGAGCGGCGACTTTCGTTCCGATCTATATTACCGGCTATCTGTCTTTATCATCCAAACGCCTTCGCTGATTGCTCATCTCGACGATCTACCGATGCTCGCCGCACACTTCCTGTCCAGATTGGGAACAGGCTCGCCAGTCAAAAATCTGCACCCATCGGCCCTTGGCCTTCTTCTCGGCCATGCATGGCCGGGAAACGTTCGCGAGCTGGAGCATGTAATCGAACGCGGTTACATCCTGGCCGAGGATCGTTCAGAGATATCGGTCGCAGAAATTGAATTTGGCGATGGATTGGCATCTTCGTGA
- a CDS encoding response regulator transcription factor encodes MRILIAEDDAALGLFLKRGLEADGHQVRWTMDGDAATAAFIAETPDLTILDLNLPRRNGGEVLASIRALGDESPVLILTARQEMEVRISCLDAGADDCMIKPFSLEELRARCRALMRRRRETNLILRHSGLELNRIDHTVKRDGQTIALTNKEFALLEFLLLHRGTCISRSTLLDRLWSAEAQTGTNVVDVYVNYLRRKLRDFPPDSIIQTVRGQGYCIASNPLRSMISH; translated from the coding sequence ATGCGGATATTGATAGCGGAAGACGACGCAGCGTTGGGATTGTTTCTGAAGCGCGGGCTCGAGGCTGATGGCCACCAGGTGCGTTGGACTATGGACGGCGATGCGGCGACTGCCGCCTTCATCGCCGAAACACCCGATCTTACGATTCTGGATCTGAACCTTCCTCGCCGCAATGGGGGTGAGGTGCTGGCCTCCATCCGCGCACTTGGAGACGAATCTCCTGTGCTGATTTTGACAGCCAGACAGGAGATGGAGGTCCGAATCAGCTGCTTGGATGCCGGTGCGGACGACTGCATGATCAAGCCGTTCTCGCTCGAAGAGCTGCGGGCCCGCTGCCGGGCGCTCATGCGTCGCCGCCGAGAAACCAACCTGATCCTGAGGCATTCGGGACTCGAGTTGAATAGGATCGACCACACCGTAAAACGCGATGGACAGACAATCGCGCTGACCAACAAGGAATTTGCTTTGCTTGAATTTCTCCTGTTGCATCGCGGGACCTGCATCTCCAGGAGCACTCTGCTCGATCGCCTTTGGAGCGCGGAGGCGCAGACTGGGACCAATGTCGTTGATGTTTATGTGAACTATCTGCGGCGCAAGCTCCGTGACTTCCCTCCCGACTCCATCATCCAGACGGTGCGGGGTCAAGGGTATTGCATCGCAAGCAATCCGCTTCGATCGATGATCAGCCATTGA
- the lexA gene encoding transcriptional repressor LexA, producing the protein MAVTRRQKEVLDFLAEFVRKNEYSPSYEEIARGLGLKSLATVHKHITNLVNKGLLQRSHNRSRSIDVLPPRARSRNLDRLPLMGGIAAGLPVEASENADTFSFSDIVGNREAFVLRVRGDSMRDEHIVDGDYVLVERTNVAREGEIVVALVKGSETTLKRYYIEGQVVRLQPANTEMDPIFVPLADLSVQGKVLGVVRKCS; encoded by the coding sequence ATGGCTGTTACTCGACGGCAAAAAGAAGTGCTCGACTTTCTCGCCGAATTTGTTCGGAAAAACGAATATTCTCCGTCCTACGAGGAGATTGCAAGGGGACTTGGCCTGAAGTCACTGGCGACGGTGCACAAGCACATCACCAACTTGGTGAATAAGGGGCTGCTGCAACGCAGCCACAATCGGAGTCGCTCGATTGACGTCCTTCCTCCGCGCGCCCGCTCTAGAAATCTAGATCGTCTGCCGCTGATGGGTGGGATTGCAGCCGGACTCCCGGTAGAGGCGAGCGAGAATGCCGACACATTTTCCTTCAGCGATATTGTCGGCAATCGAGAGGCATTCGTCTTGCGGGTGCGAGGCGATTCCATGCGCGATGAGCACATTGTTGATGGCGATTATGTCTTGGTCGAGCGCACCAACGTTGCTCGTGAAGGCGAGATTGTAGTTGCGCTGGTCAAGGGGTCGGAGACCACTTTGAAGCGCTACTACATTGAAGGGCAGGTGGTACGGTTGCAGCCCGCGAACACCGAGATGGATCCAATTTTCGTTCCCCTGGCGGACCTCTCGGTTCAGGGGAAGGTTCTTGGCGTTGTTCGCAAGTGCTCCTAA
- the trxA gene encoding thioredoxin, translating to MAGLGITEVSDGTFDQEVLQSKQPVLVDFWAAWCGPCRALAPIVDEVATQYTGKLKVMKMDVDKNAATPGRYGIRGIPALLIFKDGKVADQIVGYVPKDMIDKSIVKVLS from the coding sequence ATGGCTGGGCTTGGAATAACTGAAGTGAGTGACGGTACGTTTGATCAGGAGGTGCTGCAGTCAAAACAGCCCGTCCTGGTGGATTTCTGGGCTGCTTGGTGTGGGCCATGTAGAGCGCTGGCGCCGATCGTTGACGAGGTTGCAACCCAATACACCGGGAAGCTGAAGGTCATGAAGATGGACGTCGACAAGAATGCAGCAACTCCTGGGAGATATGGGATCCGCGGGATTCCGGCGTTGTTGATCTTCAAGGACGGCAAGGTCGCTGACCAAATCGTTGGGTACGTCCCCAAGGACATGATCGACAAAAGCATCGTGAAGGTGCTCAGTTGA
- the thrB gene encoding homoserine kinase, whose product MTRAGANISQSAKSSLAEEDRLQLRLPATSANLGPGFDTLALALTLSLQIDASRSPQFSLKATGRNADICSSLQRNLMLDVYEQTLQANEAEVVPLAIEIHNEIPIGMGCGSSAAARLAGVALANHFGKLGWTREEILAEGCRQEGHPDNAAACWLGGLTVSSMDAGEVRAIKILPAVPWRILLVLPEQPLATTAARAILPSTYIQEDVVFNIQKSSLLTAAFALGRGDMLQTAMQDRMHQPFRGEICPLLPALLPLSGRGGVLGVALSGAGPSVLVVTDVGKSIADVRAAVEERISDTGIEILETDIEDRAALVHFGQKMSA is encoded by the coding sequence ATGACCAGAGCCGGCGCCAACATCTCGCAATCGGCCAAGAGCTCCCTCGCTGAGGAAGACCGGCTGCAACTAAGGCTCCCTGCAACCTCGGCCAATCTCGGACCGGGTTTTGACACCCTTGCGTTGGCCCTGACCCTGTCCCTGCAAATCGATGCCTCCCGATCGCCCCAATTTAGCCTCAAAGCGACTGGCCGAAATGCTGATATCTGTTCGTCATTGCAGCGCAATTTAATGCTTGATGTGTATGAACAAACGTTGCAGGCAAACGAGGCAGAGGTGGTCCCGCTCGCGATCGAGATTCACAATGAAATTCCGATTGGAATGGGTTGTGGATCATCGGCTGCGGCGCGTCTAGCCGGGGTCGCTTTGGCAAACCATTTCGGCAAGCTCGGTTGGACCCGCGAAGAAATCCTCGCTGAAGGTTGCAGGCAGGAAGGACATCCAGACAACGCGGCGGCGTGCTGGCTTGGCGGCCTCACCGTCTCGAGTATGGATGCCGGTGAGGTGAGAGCAATCAAGATTCTGCCCGCCGTCCCATGGCGGATCTTGCTGGTGTTGCCGGAGCAACCGCTGGCCACGACCGCCGCTCGGGCCATCTTGCCTTCGACATACATTCAGGAAGACGTAGTCTTCAATATTCAGAAATCGAGTCTGCTGACCGCGGCCTTCGCGCTGGGACGTGGCGATATGCTGCAAACCGCTATGCAGGACCGGATGCACCAGCCGTTTCGAGGAGAGATTTGCCCCCTATTGCCGGCCTTGCTGCCCCTTAGCGGGCGGGGAGGCGTCTTGGGCGTCGCCCTGAGCGGAGCGGGCCCTTCCGTTCTAGTGGTGACTGATGTCGGGAAATCCATCGCCGATGTGCGTGCAGCGGTGGAGGAGAGGATATCCGACACTGGGATCGAGATCCTCGAGACCGATATCGAAGACCGCGCCGCCCTGGTTCATTTTGGGCAAAAAATGTCTGCCTGA
- the thrC gene encoding threonine synthase, with amino-acid sequence MIDTVHQLRCTGCSQRVTQREARSNFRCADCGELFEVEYPAWSSTSVAVHAPALVHANGSHYELPNGLGAPSLPTQPRTWMPNASALRWLWKERRHSALPIDQSGVWRFRELLPILENPNDAVTLREGNTPLLGMPRCAQAAGMERLLAKHQGMNPTGSFKDTGMTAALSVARERGFEWVACASTGNTSAAMAAYAARAGLRCLVLIPEGKIAWGKLSQAMDYGALTCQLRTDFDGCVRVLAEVVEHYPIYLLNSVNPYRLEGQKTPALEMAEEMEWNVPDHVIVPGGNLANCSALGKGFQEMKHLGLTRTVPSISVVQAAGANPLYTSMQTSAGRELTPVHADTRASAIRIGSPASWRKAVRILEQTGGFCEQVSEAEIAIAKAEIGREGVGCEPASAVTLAGLKKLVKDGRVKPSENVVLLLTGHTLKDSEYTIEFHRGNLLSEGEARGYESKIAPLRSEMPVLDASADAVLRVLAAGVS; translated from the coding sequence ATGATCGATACTGTCCATCAACTGCGCTGTACCGGCTGCTCGCAGAGAGTCACGCAGCGGGAAGCCAGAAGTAATTTTCGCTGCGCCGACTGCGGCGAGCTGTTTGAAGTGGAATATCCGGCTTGGAGTTCGACGTCGGTAGCGGTCCATGCTCCGGCTCTGGTTCATGCGAACGGCAGCCATTATGAGCTGCCGAACGGCCTGGGCGCTCCATCTCTGCCGACTCAGCCTCGAACCTGGATGCCGAATGCCAGCGCCTTGCGATGGCTCTGGAAGGAACGTCGCCATTCCGCGCTCCCCATCGACCAGAGTGGAGTCTGGCGGTTCCGCGAACTGCTGCCCATCCTGGAAAATCCAAACGACGCGGTCACCTTGCGTGAGGGAAATACACCCTTGCTGGGGATGCCGCGCTGTGCTCAAGCTGCCGGCATGGAGCGCTTGCTGGCCAAGCACCAAGGCATGAACCCCACCGGCTCGTTCAAAGACACGGGGATGACGGCGGCGCTTTCGGTCGCTCGGGAGCGGGGATTCGAGTGGGTCGCCTGCGCCTCGACCGGAAATACCTCGGCCGCCATGGCCGCATACGCCGCTCGCGCCGGCCTACGCTGTCTGGTCCTCATCCCCGAGGGCAAGATTGCTTGGGGAAAGCTCTCACAAGCCATGGATTATGGCGCGCTCACGTGCCAGTTGCGGACCGACTTCGACGGCTGCGTACGCGTACTTGCTGAAGTGGTTGAGCACTATCCGATCTACCTGCTGAACTCGGTCAATCCTTACCGGCTTGAGGGGCAGAAGACCCCTGCCCTTGAGATGGCGGAGGAGATGGAATGGAACGTTCCCGATCACGTCATCGTGCCGGGAGGCAATCTGGCCAACTGTTCAGCATTGGGCAAGGGCTTCCAGGAGATGAAACATCTCGGCCTGACTCGTACCGTTCCCAGCATCTCTGTTGTTCAGGCGGCAGGAGCGAACCCGCTCTACACGAGTATGCAGACATCCGCGGGAAGAGAACTGACCCCGGTCCATGCGGATACACGGGCCTCCGCCATCCGGATCGGCAGCCCCGCATCGTGGCGCAAGGCGGTTCGTATCTTGGAGCAAACCGGAGGCTTTTGCGAGCAAGTTTCTGAAGCAGAGATTGCCATCGCCAAAGCGGAGATTGGCCGGGAAGGAGTGGGTTGCGAACCCGCTTCCGCGGTCACTCTCGCAGGGCTTAAAAAGCTGGTCAAAGATGGACGTGTGAAACCATCCGAGAACGTCGTGCTGCTGCTCACTGGCCACACTCTGAAAGACTCTGAATACACCATTGAGTTTCACCGGGGCAATCTGCTGAGTGAGGGGGAAGCGCGTGGCTATGAGTCCAAGATCGCGCCGCTGCGTTCGGAGATGCCAGTGCTCGACGCCTCCGCTGATGCCGTGTTGCGGGTGTTAGCGGCTGGTGTGAGCTGA